A genomic stretch from Methanoculleus horonobensis includes:
- a CDS encoding SRPBCC family protein: MAETSLTAEPGKQDVVISREFDAPQDLVFRACTDPELVSQWWGPESVTTTVEKMDARPGGTWRVVQRDAGGSEYAFHGVYHEATPERIVDTFEYEAMPGHVLLETQTLEDLGGGRTKVTDHLVFQSVDDRDGMLQSGMEEEMTGPMERLAGLLQSLKQAAPAR, from the coding sequence ATGGCAGAAACAAGTCTCACCGCTGAACCGGGAAAACAGGATGTCGTCATCTCGCGGGAGTTCGATGCCCCGCAGGATCTCGTCTTCAGGGCATGCACGGATCCGGAACTGGTATCGCAGTGGTGGGGGCCGGAGAGCGTCACGACCACGGTCGAGAAGATGGACGCGAGGCCCGGCGGGACGTGGCGTGTCGTCCAGCGCGATGCCGGGGGCAGCGAGTACGCGTTCCACGGCGTATACCACGAGGCTACGCCGGAGCGGATCGTCGACACCTTCGAGTACGAGGCCATGCCGGGCCACGTTCTGCTCGAGACGCAGACGCTCGAAGACCTCGGCGGCGGCAGGACAAAGGTGACGGACCATCTGGTCTTCCAGTCGGTCGATGACCGCGACGGGATGCTCCAGTCGGGGATGGAGGAAGAGATGACCGGCCCCATGGAGCGCCTCGCCGGACTCCTGCAGTCGCTGAAACAGGCTGCGCCGGCACGATAG
- a CDS encoding nucleoside recognition protein, giving the protein MDGTAEIISAALGLSFELLVRTVPIVVAGVLIAEVLIALKITDRIASVAYPVTTFSHLPRECGASFLLAFVSPQAADAMLVDYHHKGMIGRNELVVAALINSFPSVVMHWRYLIPVYVPLLGVFGLVYFGILMGIGFLKTGIVMAAGRVLLPPPPASGPSEKSPGPAPPVREALRASLGPTAKTLRRILGIMIPTIVIVAFLIEAGVFDAVAAYLEGASRFFPIPPEGLAIVAAKFGSYVAAASLASGLLAAGDMTGREIVITLLVANLLTSVVTYLRWLGSFYAAIFGPRLGAEIMILSVVLQDGLLLVTIFLLAWFW; this is encoded by the coding sequence ATGGACGGCACGGCGGAGATCATTTCAGCGGCACTGGGCCTCTCGTTCGAACTCCTGGTTCGGACGGTCCCGATCGTCGTCGCCGGCGTCCTGATCGCCGAAGTCCTGATCGCTCTCAAGATCACCGACAGGATAGCGAGCGTCGCCTACCCGGTCACGACGTTCTCCCACCTCCCCCGCGAGTGCGGGGCGAGTTTCCTTCTGGCGTTCGTCTCGCCGCAGGCGGCCGACGCGATGCTCGTCGACTACCACCACAAAGGGATGATCGGGAGGAACGAACTCGTCGTCGCGGCGCTCATCAACTCCTTTCCGTCCGTCGTGATGCACTGGCGCTACCTCATCCCGGTCTACGTGCCGCTGCTCGGGGTCTTCGGCCTGGTCTACTTCGGCATCCTGATGGGGATCGGGTTCCTCAAGACCGGGATCGTCATGGCGGCCGGGAGGGTGCTGCTCCCCCCGCCCCCTGCATCCGGGCCGTCGGAGAAGTCGCCCGGGCCGGCCCCGCCCGTCCGCGAGGCCCTGCGGGCCTCTCTCGGACCGACCGCGAAGACCCTCCGCCGCATTCTCGGGATCATGATCCCGACGATCGTCATTGTGGCATTTCTGATCGAGGCAGGCGTCTTCGACGCCGTCGCGGCGTACCTGGAGGGCGCGAGCCGGTTCTTCCCCATACCCCCCGAGGGGCTCGCGATCGTCGCCGCGAAGTTCGGGTCGTACGTCGCCGCGGCAAGCCTTGCATCCGGGCTGCTCGCGGCGGGGGATATGACGGGCAGGGAGATCGTCATCACGCTGCTCGTGGCGAACCTGCTCACCAGCGTCGTCACCTACCTGCGATGGCTCGGGTCGTTCTACGCCGCGATCTTCGGCCCGCGGCTGGGTGCCGAGATCATGATCCTCTCCGTCGTCCTCCAGGACGGCCTTTTGCTGGTAACGATCTTCCTGCTGGCCTGGTTCTGGTGA